One genomic segment of Streptomyces liangshanensis includes these proteins:
- a CDS encoding solute symporter family protein, protein MSQPLPLHLAATSDASEHRPLIITLFALFVVATLVITVWAGRQTKSASDFYAGGRQFTGFQNGLAVSGDYMSAASFLGIAGAIALFGYDGFLYSIGFLVAWLVALLLVAEPLRNSGRYTMGDVLAYRMRQRPVRTAAGVSTIVVSIFYLLAQMAGAGVLVSLLLGITSDAGKIAIVALVGLLMIVYVTIGGMKGTTWVQMVKAVLLIAGTILITFLILLKFHFNVSDLLGTAASNSGKGSAFLEPGLKYGATEISKLDFISLGIALVLGTAGLPHILIRFYTVPTAKAARKSVIWAIGIIGSFYLMTIVLGFGAAALLKPGDIIASNKAGNTAAPLAALEIGGGAGSTGGAILLAVISAVAFATILAVVAGLTLASSSSFAHDIYANVIRRGQATEKEEVRAARWATVAIGVVSIALGALARDLNVAGLVALAFAVAASANLPTLLYSLFWKRFTTAGALWSIYGGLASSVLLVLFSPVVSGKPTSMFPGVDFHFFPLENPGLISIPLGFLLGWVGTLVSKEEPDTGKYAELEVKSLTGTGAH, encoded by the coding sequence ATGAGCCAGCCACTCCCGCTCCACCTCGCCGCCACCTCGGACGCGAGCGAGCACCGGCCGCTGATCATCACCCTCTTCGCGCTGTTCGTCGTCGCGACCCTGGTGATCACCGTCTGGGCCGGCCGCCAGACCAAGAGCGCCTCCGACTTCTACGCGGGCGGGCGCCAGTTCACCGGATTCCAGAACGGACTCGCGGTGTCCGGCGACTACATGTCCGCCGCGTCCTTCCTCGGCATCGCCGGCGCCATCGCCCTCTTCGGCTACGACGGCTTCCTCTACTCGATCGGCTTCCTGGTCGCCTGGCTCGTCGCGCTGCTCCTCGTCGCCGAGCCGCTGCGCAACTCCGGCCGCTACACGATGGGCGACGTCCTCGCGTACCGCATGCGCCAGCGCCCGGTCCGTACCGCCGCCGGTGTCTCGACCATCGTCGTCTCGATCTTCTACCTGCTCGCGCAGATGGCCGGCGCGGGTGTGCTCGTCTCCCTGCTGCTCGGCATCACCAGCGACGCCGGCAAGATCGCCATCGTCGCGCTGGTCGGCCTGCTGATGATCGTGTACGTCACCATCGGCGGGATGAAGGGCACCACCTGGGTCCAGATGGTCAAGGCGGTCCTGCTGATCGCGGGCACCATCCTGATCACCTTCCTGATCCTGCTGAAGTTCCACTTCAACGTCTCCGACCTGCTGGGCACGGCCGCCTCCAACAGCGGCAAGGGCTCCGCCTTCCTGGAGCCGGGGCTCAAGTACGGCGCCACGGAGATCTCCAAGCTGGACTTCATCTCCCTGGGCATCGCGCTGGTGCTCGGCACCGCGGGCCTGCCGCACATCCTGATCCGCTTCTACACCGTGCCCACCGCCAAGGCCGCCCGGAAGTCGGTGATCTGGGCGATCGGCATCATCGGCTCCTTCTACCTGATGACCATCGTCCTCGGCTTCGGCGCCGCGGCCCTGCTCAAGCCCGGCGACATCATCGCCTCCAACAAGGCGGGCAACACGGCGGCCCCGCTCGCCGCCCTGGAGATCGGCGGCGGAGCCGGCTCGACCGGCGGCGCCATCCTGCTCGCCGTGATCTCCGCCGTGGCCTTCGCCACCATCCTCGCGGTGGTCGCCGGCCTCACCCTGGCGTCCTCGTCGTCGTTCGCGCACGACATCTACGCCAACGTGATCCGCCGCGGCCAGGCGACCGAGAAGGAGGAGGTACGGGCCGCCCGCTGGGCGACCGTCGCCATCGGCGTCGTCTCCATCGCGCTGGGCGCCCTCGCCCGCGACCTGAACGTGGCCGGGCTGGTCGCGCTCGCGTTCGCGGTGGCCGCCTCCGCCAACCTGCCGACGCTCCTCTACAGCCTCTTCTGGAAGCGGTTCACCACCGCGGGAGCGCTGTGGTCGATCTACGGCGGCCTGGCCTCGTCCGTCCTGCTGGTGCTGTTCTCGCCGGTCGTCTCGGGCAAGCCCACCTCGATGTTCCCCGGCGTCGACTTCCACTTCTTCCCGCTGGAGAACCCCGGCCTGATCTCCATCC